The genomic window aagaaacaatttgagtactgtagaaatacaatcaggataacacaggatctggcagcttcaacattaagggatcaaacggcttggaatgagatatttcagaagggaTTGAAAccctgggattgaaaccaagaatcacctacccagcaaatctgagtacaatacttcaagggaaaaaatggtcattcaatgatatatactacttccaatcattcttgttgaggaaaagaccagatctgtatagaaaaatttgacttcccaagacaagaaccaaaagaagcaggaaggtaagcaggaaagaaaaaccataaaagactctctaaagctgaactgtttacattactacatgaaaagaaaacattttttaactcttgaatcttttctcagtatttgggtagttggagagattgtacatacacacatacactcacacacacacacacacacacacacacacacatatacacacacacacacacacacacacacacaccatatagatagacagagagtacagggtgtgttatatcagaagagatgatatccacacaaaaaaataaaataaaaaattatggggtgaaggaggaaaattccaggaagagaatgggagaaatggaatggggcaggctataactcataaaagagataagaaaaaatcttattcaatagaggagataaggcagaaggggagagggggggaaaataaagctactctctccacatgtagctgaaggagagaataacatggtcactaaatttgatatgaaaatttgtaTCACACcacagaaaagaagaagaggtgacaagtagggtgaggggactgttagaagggagggcaaatgggagaagggagtcactagaaataaacattttcgaGAAAGGACAAagtcaattgtagggggaaaaaataagggggaacagaataggatagagggcaatataattagtactacacaacatgattattatggaagtcttttgcaaaagaacacatatttggtatgtactgaattgcttcccttctcagtggggctggggagggaggaagagaagttggaattcaaagtattagaaacgaatgttgagaatttttaatgcatataatcgggaaataagagctacagggaatggggtatagaaatttatcttgccctacaagaaaagagagaggatggggataagggaagggtggggtgtgatagaagggagggtacactgagggaaggagtaatcagaatacaaggtattaGGACACGGGGAAATGGatgtgatggggagaaaaattggacatgttacaaagtgaggtaaaagcaattagtatcaaaacaattgactgcattaattactgagaataaatcaatgacatctttagtttggggaaaagaagttcagtctaaatttcctagaggaaggtagcctcaggtaaaatttggcattgatggaaaagttaaggttttaatggtaaatttgattttattattgctatttaatcaggaactagaacatgtatagaaaggcacataagccacttaagacttgcctcaaaagatgttccttagccaaagtgaaaattataatcatatttgaaaactggttattggaacttgatgctatgggactattaagtaaCTGCTCTCCTGAGTCTAACTctaggtatgggtagcaagaaaggtgatctgagcctccaactcatgatgtcagtaagctggtgagatgctggtatgaactacaaAGGTGATAAAAGTCTGAAGTTGGATGGTGGTCACATAACTGGAATGAAAATGATTGATGTAAGAAATGCTGTGAGACAGAATTTAGAGTCTACTATGCGCAGGGTTTCCTGTAAtaaaaacaagagacagaagtCTCATTCTGGCTAACTTCTGAGTATAGGTTGCATCTGATAATAGAAACAAAAACAGTtgattgtaatttttttaaaagttcaagcaAGTTTGGGTTTACAGATGTAAAGTTCCCAgaaattttcataaaaataaatttttcatatttttaaatgtcccTTAATTAGTAACTGTCAATTTCCTACACAATGCAGAATTTAACTCAGAAATTAGAATTACTGCACATTCAACAATACTTGAACAATCAACAATCACTTACTAAACACTTGATGTGTGTCTGAACTCTAATAGGTtgtggggacacaaagacaaaaatgaatcagttcctgctctcaaggaatatGTTTTATGCAGAGAAACACGAATATAAGCAAGTTTTATAcaaaaattatgtatatataaatacagggTAATTATGGGGCAAGAGAGCACTAATAGCTAGTATGATGAGAACagtcttcatgtagaaggtggtacttggaCAGggttttgaaggaagcaagggattcttagaggtgaaggtgaggaaggagtatgCACCAAGAACCGGAAGAGCCAGGACAAAAATgggaaggtgggagatggagtgaaatatgtgaggaacagcaaaaaggTAGTTTGGCTGGACTGTAGAATGCAGGAAGGAGAACCTTATTTTTGGGCTTATCATTGATCCTAAGGGCAAGAGGGAGCTTGCTTAGGTAAGGACATGACAGAGTTTGACCTGCACTtaaaaaatccctttggcagtaaGGCATAGAATGGCCTGGGGtgaggagaggcttgaggcagggagaatgaggaggaggctGGGGTGATAATCCAGGAGAGGTGATAACAGCCTGCATTAGGGAGGTAGCCAAGTGAGTAAAGAAGTCATATGCAAGAGACATTGTGGAGACAGAAGTGAAGAGATTTATGCACTTAGGACATACGTTTTCTTACTTCACAGTGCAACTTATTTAAATACATACCTGGTAATTTCTGAGCCAGGTTTCTGAGAGCCTGAGATTAATaactcctcctctttctcttaatTTCGTATAGCACTCTACCAGGGGCTGAAGGATACAAGAAAAGATacaatttaaataacattttctgGACAGAAATTCAAGAACAGAATTTAGCAGGCTTTTTCATCATCCTAAATCTTCAGCATTCTATCATTCACTCAGCCATACAGAAAAGTTCATGTCAAGCCAGTACAGCATTACCTCTTTATAATGACAGTAGACAACAAAAGGCCTTGAAGGAGCAACAAATTCCAGCAAAGAAAGAGCCAGTGGAGTTGGGTGGTATCGACTGGCTATAATtaaactgaaaaagagaaaaaaaaaatcagaaaaattatCCGTCTTCAAGCAAAATATGCTATTTTGACAagactttaaaattattagataCATTCAATTATATAGacacacaaaataaattatttaagtaGCTTTCTGGAAACTTACACAATAGAGAGTATTCCAGGACTGCTTTTTATGGTTTTACagccaactctctgtgaccccatttggggtaaagatactgcagtgctttgccattttcttctccagatcattttatagatgagaaaactgaggcaaatagggttaagttgacctgccctgggtcacacagctagtaagtgtttgaggctggatctgaacccaggaaaatgagtcctcctgattccaagcctactgctctatccactaagccacctacctgcccttaaGAGCTGTTACTTTCTCAATATTAAGGCTTGGTAACCACTGTTGATATTTGGCAACTCTAAGCACTATTTAAAGATGAAAGCCAGCTTTAAAGTTTTCTCAAAATCATCTGGAAACTAATTCATCACTACTTAAAATGATCTTGCAGATGACCAAACCTACCTTTTCCCCCAAATATCTAGGAATCTGAAATTTTTGCCAGACTTTTCTCCAACACCCAAGGTTAGAGCATTGACATACCCAATGAGAATACGCTTGATTTATCTACTATGTTAATATGGTGAGAGACAGTATGCTGTAGTGGGTAATGCTAGCCTTGGAATCAAATGCTGACTCTGCTTCAGAAGAGCTGTGTATCCCTGGACAAGGGACTTATTTTGAAtcctataaattgcagagaaagttaCAATCTGTTTTGGCAGTGAAAGTTCCATTTGAGCAGCTTCTTATAGcactgaaatcacaaatccagtcccTAGCCCAGACTCTACTGTAATATGGCAAGAGCCTTctaattccttttaaaatctaTACTTGTACCTAGACTGATTTCTTTTAAGTTCAGCCTAATTTCCTCCAGGTTCATAAGGATATTAATACTTATTCCCATTGGATCACAGGACCATAgacctagagctgaaaggaacctcaaaggGCATCTAAACCACACTCTTCATTTCATTGATGAGGATTACTGAGGCCTAAtgaccttaagtgacttgcccaaggatttgaaccaaggtgcTCTTTCCACACCATCACTCTTTATACTCAACCACTAGGACCCAAGTGGAacagtcaaagggaaaaaaaagtagacaAAGTAGAACCAAACTGCTAAATAATTAATCGAGAGCAGTTTAAATTTTCTTGCAGCCAAAATAACAAATTCAAAGCAATAACTAACAATAGCGGTGATGAGTAAGTGGTAGGATGACTAGAATGACattttttaagaaacaaaaatatataagaagCCATCTGTTTTTCTGGAACTTGAATAGTTTAGTGACTAACGTAAATAAGCATTGTGTACTCAATGAGTGATATTATCCACACTCACCCATCTGCATTTCTTTCGTTCAACAGAGTAGCAGCTTCTATCTGTCTTTTCTTCTGTTGTTCTTGTTTTCTTTGGAATTCTTgaatcttgaaaaataaaaaatttttttaaaaacttgttcaACTGTCCTGACCCAGATACTTTACTGGATCACCAATCTGCTCCAGCATATTTTTAACTTTCTCTACCAATTCAGGCAGACCAAAACAGTATGAAGATGTAATTTTGGAAGCAGTTATAAAAATACTAAAGTATAGCATAGGAGATATCCTAATAATCTATACAGTtatgtcaacaaacatttattaagtgcctactatgtgccaggcactatgctaaactacTCAGAATTCATGGAGCATAcatctagagctagaaaacatCAATTCAGACCCCTTCATCTTAATTAGAAACTCTGACATTTGTATAGATCTTTACAgtctgaaaagtgctttgcatatacattacttcatttgatccaacaaccctgtgatgtaggttattatcttcagatgaggaaacaaacttaaagaggtgacttgcccattgcCACATGGTTACTAAGTGtcagatgtgaacccaggtctctcttgaTTTCAAGCCCATTGCTCCTTCTACTAGACCAAACTAATTCTCTatgcataaggaaactgagggccagtgCAATGAAGTGAGctgcccaaggtcccatagggagaaagcagaaagaaggaCTCAAATCTAGGtcccttgattccaaatccaatatgtgcagttttttcccccattacatCACAGAATTCTCTTAAAGATCAAAAAATGTTTTCTCCAATAATTGTGACATTTACAGTTTCAGTGAAGGAATAGGAGAATAGAGGAGGAACATCATGAGAAGGTGGGGGACCCTTACATagtcttttttatttcctctttctttgtgcTCCTTGTATTCTGGCTCTTGAGAAATAACTTCCATTGTTTCTTGCTGAGGATGGTTGTTTTCTATAACTTCAacaacattttcttccatctcctttGGAGAAGTCTGTAGGTCATCAAGAAGAGTGCCATTGTTTTCTTCTACTGAAATATTGTCTTTGGACTCCAAAGGCAAAGCTTTGGAAGAAAAGGTTCCATTTAGAAGATTGTTCACTTTGCCAAGGGGGAATTCATAAAGACTATTAAAGAAAGATTTTGGAAATCCAAAACAGGTTGTTGCTGCTCGAACAGGACCACCTCCAGGGTACATCTGAATGATTGATCCAAAACCTGAAAGAAAACACATCTTTAATACACGAAGATACAGTAATCCACTGAGAGTTCccgtataaaaaaaaaaacacctgggaaaatatattttccaagttTCCCCACCACTCATTTGAAACAAAGATATTTTACTGAATGATCTCAACCTGAAAGCATGATAAGCCTACTTAGCCTTGGCAAAGAAAGGGTGATCACCCCATAGTTTCTCCCAAGGAGTTTTTAGGAGTCTGTTTTCAAAGAGAGCTTCAAATAGGCTAGAACTGAATTTGGTATTATCTTAAGTCACCCTGCCTCAGGGAAGAAGAGGACAGAGTAGCtaactttctgattccaagtaggAATCCACAAACATTTCCAACAATATGTTGAAATTAAGGCAGCATATGATGCTCAGACCTGATGCCAAAACAATTCAACATGTTTAGTCTTAAATTCAAGTGTGAACTGCTTGAAATCTGGAACTTTCTTACCCCCCATCCGCTCCATTACAGCACCCAGCACCAAGCCTGCACAAGTTTCCATTACAATCATTTTATTGCCAGCGTGGATATTTCCCAAAGTCAGCATCTGGGCCAGTGTATCATATCGCATATagctaaagagaaaagaatgattcCAATAATGTTACTCACGTTTCAAAAAATACTTTGTTCTGCGCAATCATATAACATCTAGTTAATGGGCCAATAATTACTTTTGAAGTGATGAAAGAACTTAAAACTCATGAAGTGGTAGGGTACATTGTGTAACATGAGCAAGTTCCCAAGTTTACTCAAAATTTCATGACTTCATTATAATAAACTACTACTTCCCATTCCCCAGGTcttctacttttaaaagaaatatggcTTACTTAATTTTTCCAGGTTCTCTTGCATAATACATAATTGAAAGAATACGGGTAGATGGCTTCACAACAGTAATGACTGCTTCATATCTAAagataaaaacatacaaaaaattcCTTTTGTAGGGAATATATGTTTTGAACCTATCTTATTTCTACTTGCAACTTTCTAGTACAattcttactttttcttcttcttctttatatatttatccTGGGCAAATTCTGTCTTATCTCGGAATGTTGTACTATTTTCAATTAATTGCTGAACAATTTCCTGTAAGAAAACTAAGAATTACTCCATATTGTACACCAAATAGTTAAAATTATTAGACAAAGGAAAAAGCGTTTTAGTGCATTTACAAAGGTCTAATTCTGAATCCTCTCACCTCATAAAAACCAAAGTATTAATTCAATTtgactcaacaaacatttattaaggacca from Notamacropus eugenii isolate mMacEug1 chromosome 1, mMacEug1.pri_v2, whole genome shotgun sequence includes these protein-coding regions:
- the TRMT6 gene encoding tRNA (adenine(58)-N(1))-methyltransferase non-catalytic subunit TRM6; this translates as MEGAKGEGPAEGGAMENSAERPPRQDHLIRDGDFVVLKREDVFKAVQVQRRKKVTFEKQWFFLDNVIGHSYGTTFEVSSGGNLQPKKMMEEITSETKEAGIDNRNIVDDGKSQKLTQDDIKALKDKGIKGEEIVQQLIENSTTFRDKTEFAQDKYIKKKKKKYEAVITVVKPSTRILSIMYYAREPGKINYMRYDTLAQMLTLGNIHAGNKMIVMETCAGLVLGAVMERMGGFGSIIQMYPGGGPVRAATTCFGFPKSFFNSLYEFPLGKVNNLLNGTFSSKALPLESKDNISVEENNGTLLDDLQTSPKEMEENVVEVIENNHPQQETMEVISQEPEYKEHKERGNKKDYIQEFQRKQEQQKKRQIEAATLLNERNADGLIIASRYHPTPLALSLLEFVAPSRPFVVYCHYKEPLVECYTKLRERGGVINLRLSETWLRNYQVLPDRSHPKLMMSGGGGYLLSGITVANDKQKSESCMVELQKTEEPTAKKRKVQESDSALEDLP